In a single window of the Eshraghiella crossota genome:
- a CDS encoding 2-isopropylmalate synthase — MKNASKYERQYFMPPVCEYDWVKKEYIDKAPIWCSVDLRDGNQALIEPMSLDEKLEFFQMLVDIGFKEIEVGFPAASETEYIFMRTLIERDMIPDDVTVQVLTQAREHIIRKTFEAVKGAPHAVIHLYNSTSVAQREQVFRKDKEQIKQLAIDGAKLLKKLADETEGNFSFEYSPESFHGTEVDYAVDVCNAVLDVWKPETGNKAIINIPATVETAMSHVFATQIEYVSKHLKYRDNVILSLHPHNDRGCAVSDAELGLLAGADRIEGTLFGNGERTGNVDIISVAMNMYSHGIDPVLDFSDMSTIREKYERLTRMRVYERQPYAGDLVFSAFSGSHQDAIAKGMAWRKEKNCDKWTVPYLPIDPVDVGRTYDSDVIRINSQSGKGGISYILKQNFSISLPEQMREEVGYAVKQVSDEEHKELSPQWVYEIFEGKYIDYSPNFQIVESHFKQNDGIMAEVTIQCGDKRTIVDANGNGRLDAVSNTIKQFFGISYELTVYEEHALSNGSSSKAMAYVGITCNGKMYWGAGMDEDIIKASIHALVVAVNKLPEIQGNENSGDDRLLTMLNFIQANYQNVTLEEMAVKFHLSEPYISKYIKDKSGKTFGEHVANIRMKKAKSLLKNGNMTVENIAFAVGYQNVEHFNRLFKKTFDMTPVQYRNTSRGK, encoded by the coding sequence ATGAAAAATGCATCTAAATATGAAAGACAATATTTTATGCCACCTGTATGTGAGTACGACTGGGTTAAGAAAGAGTATATAGATAAGGCTCCAATCTGGTGTTCAGTTGATTTAAGAGATGGTAACCAGGCACTTATCGAGCCGATGAGTCTTGATGAGAAGTTAGAGTTTTTCCAGATGCTTGTAGATATAGGTTTTAAAGAAATTGAAGTAGGATTTCCTGCAGCATCTGAAACAGAATATATTTTTATGAGAACTCTTATTGAAAGGGATATGATTCCGGATGATGTAACTGTCCAGGTGCTTACACAGGCAAGAGAACATATTATAAGAAAGACCTTTGAGGCTGTAAAGGGAGCACCTCATGCAGTAATACATCTTTATAATTCAACCTCAGTGGCACAGCGCGAACAGGTATTCCGTAAGGATAAGGAGCAGATTAAGCAGCTCGCCATTGACGGAGCAAAGCTTTTAAAAAAACTTGCTGATGAGACAGAAGGTAATTTTTCATTTGAGTACAGCCCTGAAAGCTTTCACGGAACGGAAGTTGATTATGCGGTGGATGTATGTAACGCGGTTCTTGATGTATGGAAGCCGGAAACAGGCAATAAGGCAATAATTAACATACCTGCAACTGTAGAGACCGCTATGTCACATGTTTTTGCCACACAGATTGAATATGTCAGCAAACACTTAAAATACAGAGATAACGTAATATTAAGCCTTCATCCTCATAATGACAGAGGCTGTGCCGTGAGTGATGCGGAACTTGGACTCCTTGCGGGGGCAGACAGGATTGAAGGTACACTTTTCGGTAACGGTGAAAGAACGGGTAATGTGGATATAATTTCCGTTGCCATGAACATGTATTCACACGGTATTGACCCTGTGCTTGATTTCTCAGATATGTCAACTATAAGGGAAAAATACGAGAGACTTACAAGAATGAGAGTATATGAGCGTCAGCCATACGCGGGTGATCTTGTATTCTCAGCATTTTCAGGTTCACATCAGGATGCTATTGCCAAGGGAATGGCATGGAGAAAAGAAAAGAACTGCGATAAATGGACAGTACCATATCTTCCAATTGACCCTGTTGACGTAGGACGTACATATGATTCCGATGTTATCAGAATTAACAGCCAGTCAGGTAAAGGCGGAATAAGCTACATCCTTAAACAGAATTTCAGTATTTCACTTCCTGAACAGATGAGAGAAGAAGTGGGATATGCAGTAAAACAGGTATCAGATGAAGAACACAAGGAACTTTCTCCACAGTGGGTATATGAAATTTTTGAAGGAAAATATATTGATTATAGTCCTAACTTCCAGATTGTCGAAAGCCATTTTAAACAGAATGACGGCATTATGGCTGAAGTAACGATCCAGTGCGGAGATAAGAGAACAATCGTTGACGCTAACGGAAACGGACGTCTTGATGCGGTAAGTAATACAATTAAGCAGTTCTTTGGCATATCTTATGAACTTACTGTTTATGAAGAACACGCGCTTTCAAACGGTTCGTCATCTAAGGCAATGGCTTATGTGGGAATAACATGCAATGGTAAGATGTACTGGGGAGCAGGAATGGATGAAGATATTATTAAAGCATCAATCCACGCTCTTGTTGTAGCTGTTAATAAATTACCCGAGATACAGGGCAACGAAAACAGCGGTGATGACAGACTTCTTACAATGCTTAACTTTATACAGGCAAATTACCAAAATGTAACTCTTGAAGAAATGGCGGTTAAATTCCATTTGTCAGAACCATATATATCAAAATACATTAAGGACAAATCCGGAAAGACCTTTGGCGAGCATGTTGCCAATATCAGGATGAAAAAGGCTAAGTCGCTCCTTAAGAATGGTAATATGACAGTTGAGAATATTGCCTTTGCCGTGGGATATCAGAATGTGGAGCATTTTAACAGATTATTTAAAAAGACATTTGATATGACACCTGTCCAGTACAGAAACACAAGCAGGGGAAAATAA
- a CDS encoding YbaK/EbsC family protein: MAIDKVKEYLKKYNMDDKVMEFDVSSATVSLAAEALHCEPGRIAKTMSFILKDGCIVVVTAGDAKIDNKKFKTVFSQKAKMVPAEDVEALTGHPVGGVCPFALKEGVKVYLDESLKRFETVYPACGSPNSAIELTIDELTEISGAENFVDVCKL; the protein is encoded by the coding sequence ATGGCAATAGACAAAGTAAAGGAATACCTTAAGAAATACAATATGGATGACAAGGTAATGGAGTTTGACGTATCAAGTGCCACGGTTTCACTTGCGGCGGAAGCACTTCATTGCGAACCGGGAAGAATCGCCAAAACTATGTCTTTTATATTAAAGGATGGATGTATTGTGGTTGTAACTGCGGGAGATGCTAAGATTGACAACAAAAAATTCAAAACAGTATTTTCACAGAAAGCCAAAATGGTTCCGGCAGAAGATGTGGAAGCTTTGACGGGACATCCTGTAGGCGGTGTATGTCCTTTTGCCTTAAAAGAAGGTGTCAAGGTATATCTTGATGAGAGTCTTAAACGTTTTGAGACTGTATATCCTGCCTGTGGTTCGCCCAATTCGGCAATAGAGCTGACAATTGATGAGCTTACGGAAATATCGGGAGCAGAAAACTTCGTTGATGTGTGCAAATTATAA
- a CDS encoding lysophospholipid acyltransferase family protein codes for MMHKINVVLASIFTAVVMAVFPPVNCFLYRHLYLILPVMAGLWLLAYLVLFLLFWIFSAFVSLTINTKKTYEKQSRFYCKLFALIMEYGAMVATADITVTGMEKLPKPSEGRFLFVSNHKSVFDTFIQVGAFRKYPFAFISKPENFKITMGHRYMTRCRYMAIDREDVRSGAKITRLASQMISSGDSCVGVYPEGTRNKTDETLIEFKPGCFKSAVWAKSPIVIGVLHNTVEMHKNFPFKRTPVHFEIIETMPYEKFKGWTTVQISDYVKHRMLERLE; via the coding sequence ATGATGCATAAAATTAATGTGGTACTGGCTTCAATATTTACGGCAGTTGTGATGGCGGTATTTCCACCGGTAAACTGTTTTTTGTATAGACATCTGTACCTTATTTTGCCTGTTATGGCAGGATTGTGGCTTCTTGCATATCTTGTACTGTTTCTTTTGTTCTGGATTTTTAGTGCTTTTGTATCTCTTACGATTAATACTAAAAAGACATACGAGAAGCAGAGCAGGTTTTATTGTAAATTATTTGCCCTGATTATGGAATATGGTGCAATGGTTGCAACAGCCGATATTACTGTTACGGGAATGGAAAAGCTTCCTAAACCATCGGAGGGACGATTCCTGTTTGTATCTAATCATAAATCTGTATTTGATACATTTATCCAGGTAGGAGCTTTCAGAAAATATCCTTTTGCCTTTATATCCAAGCCTGAGAATTTTAAAATAACAATGGGCCACAGATATATGACAAGATGCCGTTATATGGCAATCGACAGGGAAGACGTAAGAAGCGGAGCGAAGATAACAAGACTTGCTTCACAGATGATTTCATCAGGTGACAGCTGTGTCGGTGTATATCCTGAAGGCACAAGAAATAAGACTGACGAGACACTTATTGAATTTAAGCCCGGATGTTTTAAATCCGCAGTATGGGCAAAATCCCCTATAGTAATCGGTGTTCTTCATAACACAGTTGAGATGCACAAGAATTTTCCGTTTAAGAGAACCCCTGTTCATTTTGAAATTATTGAAACAATGCCTTATGAAAAATTTAAAGGCTGGACAACCGTCCAGATATCCGACTATGTAAAGCATAGAATGTTGGAAAGATTAGAATAA